The region GATCAACATGGAAAGAAATACCTGCAATTTGATAGCAGTGACCGCGATAAGTTGGCTTCTTGTCTAACTCTCTTTGGCCAGATGGGCACCGTTTCAGCTCCAGAACGTCTACAAATCAAAACTTTTGTGCCCTCTTTCTACTTTGACAGGGAAGAAGATAATCGGATTCGTTTAGAAATTCAGTTTGATTATGGAGATAAGCAGGTATCTAGTCGACAAGAGCTAGAAGAATTGCCATTTTCGAGTGACGCGGACTTAGAAGAAAGAGTTTTCCAAGTCTGTTTGGCTGTGGGCTTTGAAGCAGACTTTCAATCTTGGCGTCAGGCCTTAAAAGCAGAGTCTGTCTATCATTTCTTCCATGAAATCATTCCAGTCTTTGAAAAACTTGGGAATGTTGATTTATCAGACAAGTTAGAAGAGCTTTATAGTCTAGCAAGCCCTCAAGTGCAAATTGCTTCCAGGGGAGGTCTCTTGGAAATCCAGTTTGATTTTCAAGATATCGCCCAAGAGGAAATTGACCAAGCCATGAAGGCCTTGGTTACCAATCAAGATTTTTACATTGGTTCGTCTAATCAAGTCTACTTTTTCGATGAAGAAACCAAGAAAATTCGCCAAAATCTACAGGAACTGGGGCAGTTTGAATTAAAAGATGGGGCCTTGCAGGCTCGAAAATCCTTGGCTTATAGTTTAGCTCATCTTTTTGAGGGGCGTGACCGTGTTTCTTTTTCACAAGAATTCCAGAATTTGGCCCACGACTTGACGCATCCAGAGGATTTCCCTAGACAAGCAACTCAGGTTCAGGCTGATTTGCGAGATTATCAGGAAAAGGGAATCGGCTGGCTGCAAATGCTCCATCATTATGATTTTGGTGGGATTTTGGCTGATGATATGGGACTTGGTAAAACCCTGCAGACTATTGCTTTTTTGACCAGTCAAGTGACAAAAGAAAGCCGGGTTTTGATTTTAGCTCCGTCAGGTTTGATTTACAACTGGGCAGATGAGTTTCAGAAATTTGCCCCACAGTTGGATGTGGCTGTTGTTCATGGTTTGAAAGCTAGTCGTGAGGAGATTCTTGCTGAGAACCATCAAATCTATGTGACGAGCTATGCTACCTTCCGTCAGGATAGCGATCTTTATCAGGGGATGGCCTTTGACTTCCTTTTCTTAGATGAGGCTCAGGTCATGAAGAATGCCCAGACCAAGATTGCTCAGACATTGAGACAATTTGTGGTGCCATCAGTATTTGCCCTGTCAGGAACTCCTATTGAAAACCATCTAGGTGAGCTGTGGTCTATTTTCCAAATCGTCATGCCAGGACTTTTGCCAAGCAAGAAAGAATTTATGAAATTACCAGCTGAGCGCGTTGCTCAGTTTATCAAACCTTTCGTGATGCGGCGCAAGAAAGAAGAAGTTCTGACTGAATTGCCAGACTTGATTGAAGTGGTTTATAAAAATGAACTGGAAGACCAGCAAAAGGCTATCTACCTAGCCCAGTTGCAACAGATGCGGGACCGTCTAGCTCAAGTGTCAGATCAGGAATTCCAGCGAAGTCGGGTGGAAATCTTGTCTGGTCTGATGCGCTTGCGTCAAATTTGTGATACTCCTGCCCTCTTTATGGAGGATTATCAGGGTGCCAGTGGTAAACTGGATAGTCTCCAAGACCTGCTAGTACAGGTGGCAGACGGTGGACACCGTGTCTTGATTTTCTCGCAGTTCAAGGGAATGTTGGAGAAAATAGAACAAGAACTGCCAGACTTGGGCTTGACATCTTTTAAAATTACGGGTTCAACCCCAGCCAAGGAAAGACAAGACATGACCAAAGCCTTTAACCAAGGGGAAAGAGATGCCTTTCTGATTTCCCTCAAGGCTGGTGGTGTCGGTCTGAATCTGACAGGTGCTGATACGGTTATCTTGGTTGACCTTTGGTGGAATCCTGCGGTGGAAGCGCAAGCCATTGGCCGTGCCCATCGGATGGGTCAGGAAGAAACGGTTGAGGTCTATCGCTTGGTGACCAAGGGAACCATTGAAGAAAAAATTCAGGAACTCCAAGAACAGAAGAAACATCTGGTGTCACAGGTATTGGACGGCACAGAGTCACGTGGCAGTCTGACCCTAGCAGAAATTAGAGAAATTTTGGGAATTTCTGAAGCCAGCACTTGAAAAATCAAGACAATACGCTATAATGAAGTGTTGAAAGGAAATAGAAAATGAGAGAAGAACGATTTCCATTGGTGTCAGATGATGAGGTCATGCTGACTGAAATGCCGGTTATGGACCTCTATGATGAATCTGACTTTATCAGTAATATCAAGGGAGAATACCGTGATAAGAATTATCTGGAGTGGGCCCCTATTACTGAAGAAAAACCAGTCAAACCGCTTGAAAAGCCAGTAGAGAAACCTAAGAAGGCTGGTTTAGGAGTTAAAAAAGAAGGAAAGAGCTATGCGGAGGTAGCGCGTGAAGAAGCGCGTGCGGATTTGAAAAAGAAACGCTCAGCAAGTTATCTGACTAAGGATATTACTCCTACAAGACGCCATTCTCAGCCAAATTTGGTTAGACAGGGCAATCAACCTACTGCGCCTTTCCAAAAGGAAAATCCTGGTGAATTTGTTAAATATAGTCAAAAATTGACCCAGTCTCATTACATCTTGGCGGAAGAAGTGAACAATATTTCGACTCAAGCTGAGCCAAAAGAAACTTCAGGCCCAAAGAAAAACAACTATGATTTTCTGAAGAAGAGCCAAATCTACAATAAAAAGAATCAACAAAAAGAACAAGAACGTCAGGTTGCCCAAGAGTTGAATCTGACAAGAATTACGGAATAGGGGAGAAAACATGTCAAAGACATATCATTTTATCGGAATTAAGGGATCAGGTATGAGTGCCTTGGCCTTGATGTTGCACCAAATGGGGCATAAGGTACAGGGTTCAGATGTTGAAAAGTACTACTTTACTCAACGTGGTCTTGAGCAGGCAGGAATTACCATTCTTCCTTTTGATGAAAAGAATCTAGACGGTGATATGGAAATTATCGCTGGAAATGCCTTTCGTCCAGATAACAATGTCGAAATTGCCTATGCAGACCAAAATGGTATCAGCTACAAACGTTACCATGAGTTCCTAGGTAGC is a window of Streptococcus mitis DNA encoding:
- a CDS encoding DEAD/DEAH box helicase, whose translation is MAKLIPGKVRIEGVALYETGKVDIIKEKNNRLYARVAEEELRYSLEDDLVFCACDFFQKRGYCVHLAALEHFLKNDERGQEILQGLEEGHEEKEAVETKVTLGGKFLERILSPKSDRAYELSAVGQVEAGSNHILWTLRIGQINSQKYYVIRDIPLFLRVVEKRKPYMIGKTYEESLSWEAFDEASQELLTFLRGLMEEGLSPDLFFQNQGRHLFFPLTFFEQGVNLLMALPHFQFDHQVDSYQTLLFQDLHADANLFAFTVTEYSDYFEMEISESPRVNVFYQGAVLFNKGQVYFLTDQQMRLLKEIKALPLDQHGKKYLQFDSSDRDKLASCLTLFGQMGTVSAPERLQIKTFVPSFYFDREEDNRIRLEIQFDYGDKQVSSRQELEELPFSSDADLEERVFQVCLAVGFEADFQSWRQALKAESVYHFFHEIIPVFEKLGNVDLSDKLEELYSLASPQVQIASRGGLLEIQFDFQDIAQEEIDQAMKALVTNQDFYIGSSNQVYFFDEETKKIRQNLQELGQFELKDGALQARKSLAYSLAHLFEGRDRVSFSQEFQNLAHDLTHPEDFPRQATQVQADLRDYQEKGIGWLQMLHHYDFGGILADDMGLGKTLQTIAFLTSQVTKESRVLILAPSGLIYNWADEFQKFAPQLDVAVVHGLKASREEILAENHQIYVTSYATFRQDSDLYQGMAFDFLFLDEAQVMKNAQTKIAQTLRQFVVPSVFALSGTPIENHLGELWSIFQIVMPGLLPSKKEFMKLPAERVAQFIKPFVMRRKKEEVLTELPDLIEVVYKNELEDQQKAIYLAQLQQMRDRLAQVSDQEFQRSRVEILSGLMRLRQICDTPALFMEDYQGASGKLDSLQDLLVQVADGGHRVLIFSQFKGMLEKIEQELPDLGLTSFKITGSTPAKERQDMTKAFNQGERDAFLISLKAGGVGLNLTGADTVILVDLWWNPAVEAQAIGRAHRMGQEETVEVYRLVTKGTIEEKIQELQEQKKHLVSQVLDGTESRGSLTLAEIREILGISEAST
- a CDS encoding cystathionine gamma-synthase, which encodes MREERFPLVSDDEVMLTEMPVMDLYDESDFISNIKGEYRDKNYLEWAPITEEKPVKPLEKPVEKPKKAGLGVKKEGKSYAEVAREEARADLKKKRSASYLTKDITPTRRHSQPNLVRQGNQPTAPFQKENPGEFVKYSQKLTQSHYILAEEVNNISTQAEPKETSGPKKNNYDFLKKSQIYNKKNQQKEQERQVAQELNLTRITE